In the genome of Phacochoerus africanus isolate WHEZ1 chromosome 5, ROS_Pafr_v1, whole genome shotgun sequence, the window TTGGCTTGGTTCTCAaccatcccccctccccttcaAGAGGTTCCTTAAAGGTCAgcctgcctctgctgctgctgttgcatCCTCTGATACAACAccccatttgggtttttttccaaaAGATCTGTGACCTCCGGGAACGTGCGACCCGGTCAGGATCCAGTTCCACCTGCCAGGCTCACCTGCCGGGCTCACCTGCCCGGCCCTGCCCTGCAGGATGCCACCGGCTGCCATGAGTTGGGAATTCGGGGGAGGCACTGTGGGGAAGCGAAGGGAGCTGTGGGCAGGAGGAGGCGGCAGCCGGCCACCTGGATGGAACTAGTCCCCACCGTGGGTGTTGGGAGCTTTTTCTGCGGAGGCGCCTCTGGAGCCAGTGGGACACGGCTTCCCTCCCGAGGGACTAGGGAGCCGTGGGGAGTTTCCTCACCAGCCCCTCCGTGGGGCGCTGCCCAAGGCCCAGGCCCTGAGCCAGAGGAGAGCAGAGCCTGCAGAGGGACAGAGGTGCTGGCCGGCGAGGCGACGGCGCCCGGGGCAGGACTCAGGGGGCGAGGGTCTCTGTGTCCCGCCCGGGCGCCTGGCTTACGGGGGGGCCGTGCCCTTGAggatggggggaggaggaaggccaCCAGCTCCTCCTGGTCTCAGCCGGCACGTTTGGTGAGAGCCGAGTTCCGAGCTGGTGCCTGTCCCCAGGACGGGATTTTGGGGGAGGACGGGATCTGAGGTCCTTTCAGGCTGAGCGCAGAGGGAGGCCGCggctgcgggggcggggcgggggcccaAGCGCAGGCCACGTGCTGCCCCAACTGGTCTCATCCCCGAGACGTGGACAGCAGATACCCAggggcttcccagaggaagcGGCAGGACACCCGGCGAGCTTGGAACCCTGGTTCCCGACTCCTTTGTCCCTGGGCTGCGCTCTGGAAAAACATCCAGAGGGGCCGTTTTGCACCTGCGCTGGGCGAAGCTGAGAAGCTCCTACCTGGAGGTGGGAGGACCAGGGACCCAGAAGCCCTCGGGCCGACGCAGGGAGATGTCTGGTCGGTGGCGCTGGAGGGTGTGTGGCTCCCGAGCCAGGCCTCCTGTCCTGTGAGGGTGAGGCGGGCAAGCAGGCCTGGCGACGTCGGATTTAAATGGAAGCGCTCTGTTAAGGTTGGTGGTGGCAAGAAGGTGGACCCAACCAGAAACCTCATCAGCTTGAAAGGAATAGCCGGGGTGGGGACCTCCCTGTCACCATCCGGCAAACGTGGAAGCGGCAAGGCTGGTCTCCCCACGACACGTGCAAGCATGGGACGCGCGGGAGCCCCTGGAGGCCACCACGCCCCTGGAGACACCAAGCTGCCTCCCCACAGGGCACATGGAGTGAAGACACTGGCTCAGACGGCAGTCATCAAACGGTCCACGATCGAGActcgctggagagggtgtggagaaaaggtaccCCTCCTAcgctggtggtgggaatgtaaattggtgcagccattatgcaGAACAGCATGGGGGCACCTTGCAAAACTAAAACTGGAATGGCCCGATGCTCCAGCGGTCCTGCTCCCGGGCAGAGAGCCTGAGAAAACCGCACctgaatgttcaaagcagcaaAATTCACAATAAACAAGCCATGGAACCCACCTCAATGTCCAGCCACAGACggagaaagaagatgtgctacatagacacaatggaatattacgcagccagcaaaaagaatgaacaaaggtCACTCCCAGCAacatagaactagagattctcatagtaagtaaagtcagtcagcaAAAGACAAGCatccatatgatgtcacttagaTGGGGACATCTAAAGAAAATAGGACAAAAGAACTGATTTACAAAACTGAaccagacccacagacatagaaaacaaatatgtgggagttcccgttgtggcacaggggaaaggaatctgactagaaaccgtgaggtttggggttcaatcactggcctctcagcagtggatttttttttttttttgcgggggggggtgcacccaagacataaagaggttcccaggctaggggttgaatcagagttgcagctgccggcctacaccacagccacagcaatgtgggatctgagccgaggtctgcggcctacaccacagccacagcaacgctggatccttaacccctcgagtgaagccagggatcgaagctgcgtcctcatggttactagtcagatgcgtttccactgagtcacgatgggaactccgtcggCACTGGATTCCTGAGCAGCGAGCGCCGAACCTGAGCTGGGTAACGCTACTTCCTGTCATGGGGAGGAGGCTGCTTTTGGTCTGGAGAAAGCCAACGGGCAGACACAGCTTCACCTGGTTCCCAGGGGAGCCCAGGGGAGTGTGTGTGCAACCACCGTGCTGTGAGATCCTCTTACCCAGAGAGCCTGTGAGCTGCTGGGATCTGCTGGCCCAGATCTGTCTGCCCGTCTCCCTCCCCGGAACCGGAACCGCAGGTTCAGCAGGAAAGGTGCCCCGCCCCCCTCTCCACCTGCTCTCAGGTCCTGGGGCCCTTTGAAAATTCCAGCAGGAAGTGGGCAGATGTGCAGGTGCTTCTCCACTCCTGAGAAGCTGTTTCTGGGCAcgtgaagctcccaggctggggttccaaGTGGCAGGTGCCCTTGGGGTCTGACTCAGCCCTACGTCCAGGATGGGGCGCCTTCTCAGAGATGGGAAGGGGCTCCTTGCTGTCCCTGAGCCCTGGGGTCCTAGAGGTGGTCAGGCCACCAGCAGTCATGGGCCTTGAGGCTTCACAGTGGATGAGACAGTTCTTTCTGGAAGCAGGAAGGAGGCCTTCTTTCTCCATCAGATGGTGCCGTCCCAGTGCCCCGGAGACACCACGTGGAGCCCAGCTGCCCATCAACATGGAACCAGGAGGGTAAAGGGATCTGCTGTCCAGGCGGAGGCCTGTGGGGTTGCCCTCAGGGGCCCCAGGTGCAGTGGAGGGGCAGCCAGCTGAGCAGGACCCCACCATCCCCGCCCCCTCAAGCAGAGCTGCCcagctgcagacacagccccCACCTGCAACCGTATGCCCACTGGCGTGCCATGCGCGGGTGTCTGTGTGCCCTGGGTGTGTGTGCGTACCCACACGGGTGCATTGTCAATGGCCCCGGTCCCCCTCAGCCTTCAGCGGAGCCAGGAGTGCACTCAGGTACCCAGGGGAGACCACCCACAACACGGGGTCCTGACGGCTGCCTTCCTTCAGATTTCATGCCGAGTCATCACACGTCCCTGGGACTCCAAGTGGAGACACCTCCCAGCAGTCTGTCCTGGGCGGTCTGTCCCCAGCTGCCAGGTCTCCCCTTCAAAGGCTGTCATCATGGGGAGACCCCATTTATGCCTTCAGGGTGTGTGTGACTGCACCTGAGACAGGCCCCATGGGGCACCTGCGGGCACTGGACCCAGGCCCGCTCTGGCCTCCTGCCAGATTCCAGGGGCCTTGTGCAGCACGTCCGGCCGTGAGGCCTGGCTACGGGACACCAGGGGTGCCGAGGGCCAGGCCTGAGGATGACTGAGACTGGGGAGCTCCCTGTCCCCCCACACTGGCCCTGCCTGAGACCAGTGTGGACAGAGCAGCCAGCCCCAGCATGGGCCTCTCAGCATCCCCTCCTTTCCGGGATGGGCACCCTGGCTCAGCTGTGAGGCACCCCAGGCTATCGGGGGGACGGGGGCCAGAGACAGGAGCTGGGCGGTGCCCTGCATTCCCGCCACATCTCTCCTTGTAACCCCATGTGTCGGGGCGGGGGGGACGGCGTGGGTGGCCCAGTGGAGCCAGGGGCCTGAGGGTCTCAGGTACAACTTCCCTCCCTGGGGTGACCATGGGGTGGCTGGGAACTATGGCCAGAGACGCATGAAGGAGCCTCAGGGCCTCAGAgcagcccagccccttccccgCTCCTGGGTCTTCCTCCCTGAGCCCCGAGGGATGCAGGCCTGGGACTTCCCTCGGGAAGCTCAGGGGCACACCTCCTGGCTGAAGCCAcggaccccctcccctccctggggagTTGGGAGAAATCCCTCTGTCCTGAATCTGGCTGTCTTTCCTCAAGGGCACCACCTCCCTGGGCACATGTAGCAAGCCCTCTGGCCTCCAGGCTCTGCTAGaggaaggctggcagctggggtCCAGGCAGCAGGCAGAGGACGGAGCAGGGAACAGGGCTGGGCAGATCccacagccctccctcccctgatGCTTTCCCCACCCCACAGCCTCAGTACAGGCCCCACGACCCCCACGCGTGGGACAGGGTAGGCCCCACAGGCCCTTGGCTACCCCACCCAAACCCCACTGGCTCCCAGACCCATCCTCTGCTGCAGGCTGTGGTCATGGGTTACAGGTTCCTGTGAGCCCCTGACAGCCCAGGGCGCACACCCAGCGCTGGGCCAGGACTTGTAGCCTCCGGCTCTATGTGGGTAACTGGGAGGCCTCTGGGCTGTGGAAGGGACCTGGAGGCTGTGCCCCAGGCCCACAGTGTGTCCATGGGTGCCTGGGGTCCAGAAGAGCAGGACTATGGGCTCAGGGCTGAAGGGCAGCTGCTCACAGTTCAGCCCCACCTCTGCGTAGACAGCCGCCCTGAAATACCAGCCGCCCGTCTCCACTGCAGGAGTCCCCTTCCTTCCtcgatttctctctctctccacagccTGAGCTCATGGCCGTGGCTTTTCCAGAGGGACCCATCCCTGCAGGGAGGCCCCGGGCTGCTTCCTTCTGCTTCTGCCCAGGTACCCGGTGGCCCGCCTGGTGGAGGAAGCCAAGGCTGAGCGTTGCTAGACAGGCATCCGTGCCCCCGGCCCCCCCAAAGGCGTGCACCTCTCTGGGTGCAGCCCACACCCCCGTACCCACTTCCTGTGTCAGAAGGATAAATGCAGGTCCTcggggacagagggagggcagAGCCATGCGGGCCCGCACAGAAGGGGACCCTGCTCCCCCGCAAAGGCAGCCTGTGCCTCCAGCCACCCATCCTTCCCAGAAGCTGGTGCTGGGAGTCCGAGCTTCCCCGCCAGGCCCCCCAAGGATGCTGTGGCTGCTGTTCCTGACCCTCCCCTGCCTGGGGGGCTCCGTGCCTGTGACCCCAGGTGAGTCCTGCCCCCATCAGTGCCCTAAGGCTCCCGGACCGTCCTGCTCCCAGGGCCAGCCCCCTGCAGGGAGGGGCCACCCTCTTCTGAGAAGCTTCCCCAGCCCCTGAGCTCCAGAAACGTCTTTGTCTGGGTCCCTTACAGCCCCGTCCTGTGCTTCCCAGGCCGTGGCCCCGGACACGAGCTGGTGGGCATTGTGGGGGGGCATGACGTCTCAACCTGGAAGTACCCCTGGCAGGTCAGCCTGAGGAGCTACAGGGCGAAACTCGGCCGGTGGATGCACCACTGTGGGGGGTCCCTCGTCCACCCCCAGTGGGTGCTGACGGCCGCCCACTGCGTCGACTCGTGAGTAGGGCTCGCCCATCCCCAGGGCTGGCTGCGAGCGGGGCAGAGGGCCTGGCGGGGGGCAGCTGCTGTGGGCTTCTTCGGCCCCCGAACCCCCGGCCCCCCTCCTCCAGGCACAACCTGAAGCCCCAAGATGTCAGGGTGCAAGTGGGGCAGCTGAAACTGTATGACGGTGACCAGCTGACGAAAGTGAAGCAGATCATCCGCCACCCCAAGTACCTCGGGTTTGCCAAGGGCGGCGCGGACATCGCCCTGCTGCAGCTGGAGGCGCCCCTGACACTGTCTGCTCGCGTCAACGTGGTCGGCATCCCGTTTGCCTCGCTGAAGGTCCCCAAGGGGAAGAGGTGCTCGGTGACCGGCTGGGGTAACATCAAACACAACTGTAGGTgcttggggctggggtggggaggggtctttCCAGAGAGTGGCTCCCCCATGGACCCTTTGGCCCCTGGGGGATGTGCTGCCCAGGTTCGGGCAGGAGGCTCCTGGGACAGACCTCAGGACCCGGGCTCCAGCCCTGGGCTGAGGCCCAGGCTCGGCTGCAGCCGTCTTGGGCTCTGACCATCACAGCCAGAGCACACAAGATGCGGGGAGGAGTCCAGTGTCACTGAATTTGGGTGACCCGCCCAGGTCCCAGGCTCCTCTGTTGCTGAAGTGGACTCTGTGTGGAGAGCCCGTGAGTCCTGACCTGCTGTCCTCAGACCCCCTGTCCCCGGGCATGTGGAGCCCAGGCTCCAGCCGACAGAGTCCTACGTCCTACGGCTGGAGAGGCATCTAGACCAGAGAGGTCCTGTGGTCTGATCCTGagggcagaggccctggggaaGCTGAGTCCTGGGGTCAGGGCTGGTGGTGGGGCTCCGTCCCCTCCCCTGATGGCACGGGAGCCCCATCTGGAGAGCGGACTGAGGACCTGCCCTCACCCAGCCCACCCCCCACAGTGTCGCTGCCCCCGCCCTACCACCTGCAGGAGGTGGAGGTGCCCATCGTGGCGAACAAGGTCTGTAACAAGCACTACAGGATGGGTCCAAACAGCAAACCCATCAAGGCCGACATGCTGTGTGCGGGGAGCAAGGGCCTGGACTCCTGCCAGGTGGGACCCCAGACCCGCCCCGGCCTCCATCTCCGCCCCGCCTGGATGCCCCGTTGCAGGGCCCGTGGGAAGCACTTGCTGAGGGCCGCCTTTCCCCACAGGGTGACTCCGGGGGCCCCCTGATGTGCAGCTGGAATGGCACCTGGGTCCAGGTGGGGATCGTGAGCTGGGGCAGAGGGTGTGGCCTTCACAACTTCCCGGGGGTCTACATCCGAGTGATGAGCTATGTGTCCTGGATCTACCAGTACGTCCCTCGGTCCCTGGGGCCCTAGCTGGGGCCAGGTGACTGCTACCGGAGCGGCAGACCCCCGATCTCCGTCTCTCCGCACCTGCCAGCAGGGCTggagctgggcagggcagggcacccCAGATCCTGTCATTAAACAGTGTGGAAGCGGCACCGAGGCTGCCTGTGTGCTTGGACCGCcgagcgggggttgggggggtccTTGGGCCGGAGAGGAgatgaggggaagggaggggagggccccACCTTCCAGGGTCAGATGCTCTTGGCTCCTCCCCCAGCAACCGCTGGGGCCTCAGTCCCaggctgccctcccccacccgaCAACTCACTAGGGAAGGGCCCCATGGGCGCATCCGGCTTCTCTGGCTCTTTGTTATGGGTTGTGTCCTGTGGGTTGCCTTGGACACATGGCCTCAGGTGTGCGGAGGTGAGTCCCAGTGACACTGGAGGAAGTGGCCATGGGGCCTGGGGTCTGTGGAGGAGAGACCTGGGGCGGTGGGGCCCTAGGGGGGACAGGAGAGTCTAGGCCCCTGACTTTCAAGCTGCTCTGCCTGGAGCTGCCCCCCACCTGGCCCAGCCCCCCCAGGAACCACATGAAGAACCCACTCTGTGGAAAGGAATGTGGTCTCTGTCCCCCGTGGGGCCCTGGTCACCCTCCCGGTgtggcctgggggctgggcaAGGCCCAAGGCCTCCGAGtgcagagcccagaggagggaccggggcgggggggtgggtgtCCCAGGTCAGTGCTCCCAAGGCCCCATCATTGTCATGGGCCTGAGCAGAGAGGAAATTCCAGATCAGGAGGCACCTGGCTGCCCCTCaccctgatgtgtgtgtgtagggggattGGGGGAACATGAATCTGTTGCTCAgacattccc includes:
- the LOC125126775 gene encoding mastin-like; amino-acid sequence: MRARTEGDPAPPQRQPVPPATHPSQKLVLGVRASPPGPPRMLWLLFLTLPCLGGSVPVTPGRGPGHELVGIVGGHDVSTWKYPWQVSLRSYRAKLGRWMHHCGGSLVHPQWVLTAAHCVDSHNLKPQDVRVQVGQLKLYDGDQLTKVKQIIRHPKYLGFAKGGADIALLQLEAPLTLSARVNVVGIPFASLKVPKGKRCSVTGWGNIKHNLSLPPPYHLQEVEVPIVANKVCNKHYRMGPNSKPIKADMLCAGSKGLDSCQGDSGGPLMCSWNGTWVQVGIVSWGRGCGLHNFPGVYIRVMSYVSWIYQYVPRSLGP